The Mycolicibacterium mucogenicum DSM 44124 genomic sequence CCGGCCGACATGGTCGTGCTGGTGTCCGGTGCCGAACTCGGCCCGTACGGCTCGTCGCGCACCCGCTTCGAGATGGAGGTCTCCGGCGAGCTGTCGGCCGCAGGCGTCCTGGAGCTGGCCTGGACCACCGGTCTGGTCAAGTGGGAAGACGACCCTAAGCCGGGCTGGTACGACACCAACACCGGTGAGCTGGTCGACGAGTCCGAGCTCGTCGAGCGCTACCACGACGTCGTGCTGGAGCGCGTCGGCATCCGCGAGTGGGTGGACGACGGCGCTATCGATCCCGATCACGCTGCGCCGCTGCTGGTTTCGGTGTTCCTCGACAAGGACTTCTCCTTCGTCGTGTCCGCCGAGGCCGACGCCCGGGCGTTCCACCAGTTCGATCCGGAGCACACCGTCATCGCGCCGGTGCCGGACAGCAGCGACTGGCAGGTCACCCGCAAGGCCGGTACCGAGATCCGCGTGCCGCGCAAAGTCAAGCTGTCGCGGACCGTCGGCGCCCAGGTGCCGACCGGCTTCGACCCGCAGGTCTACGGCGTCACGCCGGACATGGCCAGCTCGATCGACCGCCTGGCGCTGTGGAACCTGGTCACCACCGTAGATGCGTTCCTGTCGGCCGGCTTCTCGCCGGAAGAGCTGATGCGCTGGGTGCACCCGAGCCTCGTGGCCTCCACACAGGGCACCGGTATGGGCGGCATGACCTCGATGCAGACCATGTACCACGGCAACCTGCTGGGCCGGAACAAGCCGAACGACATCCTGCAGGAAGTTCTGCCGAACGTCTTCGCCGGTCACGTCGTGCAGTCGTACATCGGTAGCTACGGCGCGATGATCCACCCGGTCGGCGCGTGCGCCACCGCGGCGGTGTCGGTCGAAGAAGGTGTCGACAAGATCCGTTTGGGCAAGGCCGAATTCGTGGTCGCCGGTGGTTACGACGACCTGACACTGGAAGCCATCATCGGCTTCGGCGACATGTCGGCCACCGCCGAGACCGCGATGATGCGGGCCCGCGGCATCAGCGACTCGAAGTTCTCGCGTGCCAACGACCGTCGTCGTCTCGGCTTCGTTGAAGGCCAGGGCGGTGGCACCGTCCTGCTGGCCCGTGGTGACCTCGCGGTGAAGATGGGCCTGCCCATCCAGGCTGTCGTCGCCTACGTGTCGTCGTTCGGTGACGGTGTGCACACCTCGATCCCGGCCCCGGGCCTGGGCGCGCTGGGTGCCGGCCGTGGTGGACGTCAGTCGCAGCTGGTGCGCGACCTGGCCAAGCTGGGCGTCACCCCGGACGACATCGCGGTGATCTCCAAGCACGACACCTCGACGCTGGCCAACGACCCCAACGAGACCGAGCTGCACGAGCGCCTCGCCGCCTCGATGGGCCGGTCCCCGGGCAACCCGCTGTTCATCGTCAGCCAGAAGAGCCTGACCGGACACAGCAAGGGTGGCGCCGCGGCGTTCCAGATGCTGGGTCTGTGCCAGATTCTGCGCGACGGCGTCATCCCGCCGAACCGCAGCCTGGACTGCGTCGACGACGAGCTGTCCAACGCGCAGCACTTCGTGTGGGTCCGCGAGACGCTGAAGTTCGGCGACCGCCTGCCGATCAAGGCCGGTCTGGTGACCAGCCTCGGCTTCGGTCACGTGTCGGGCCTCATCGCTCTGGTGCACCCGCAGGCGCTGGTGGCGGCCCTCGATCCGGCCGAGCGCGAGGACTACCTGCGCCGTGCCGGTGAGCGGGTCCTGGCCGGTCAGCACCGGTTGGCGTCGGCGATCGCCGGTGGGCGCGCGCTGTACGAGAAGCCGGCCGACCGCCGCTTCAACCACGATGCGCCGGAGAAGCGTCAGGAAGCCGACATGCTGCTCGACGCCGATGCGCGTCTGGGCGAGGACGGGTGGTACGCCCGCTCGTGAGGCCTTCTGAGGTATCGGGATTGGGTCCGCTAGGTTGTTGCCCATGAGCATCCTGGGTGTGGGCATCGACCTGGTCTCGATTCCGGATTTCGCCGAGCAGGTCGACCAGCCGGGCACCGTCTTCGCGGAGACGTTCACCCCAGGTGAGCGCCGTGACGCCGCCGACAAGAGTTCGTCGGCGGCACGGCACCTGGCAGCCCGCTGGGCGGCCAAGGAGGCCGTGATCAAGGCGTGGTCGGGCTCGCGGTTCTCGAAGCGTCCGGTGCTGCCCGAGGGCATCCACCGCGACATCGAGGTCGTCACCGACATGTGGGGCCGGCCCAAGGTGCGGCTGTCCGGCGAGATCGCCGAGCACCTCAAGGGCGTGGCCATCCACGTGTCCCTGACCCACGAGGGCGACACCGCGGCCGCGGTCGCGGTGCTCGAGCAGGACTAGTTCTTCTCTGCGCGAGCAGACGTGAATACCCCCAAAATCAGCAGATTTTGGGGGTATTCACGTCTACTCGCCAGCGTGAGCGGCCCGGTCAGTCTTTGCGGCCCGTGACCGCGAGGCTGACACCGAGGCCGACCATGGCCAGGCCGCCGGCACCGCCGATGGCCGCGATGCGCCGCGGCGACTGCGCGAACCAGTCTCGGGCCAGCCCGGCCGCCAAAGCCCAAATGCTGTCAGAGGTCACCGCGATGGCGAGGAACACGACACCCAAAATGAGCATCTGAGTCGATACGTGCCCGACTGCGGGGTCGACCACCTGCGGTAGTGCCGCGACGAAAAACACGATCGTCTTGGGATTGGTCATTCCGACGACGAAGCCGTCGGCAAGCACCCGGAGCGGCCGGATCGAGGACGCGCCACCCGTGAGCGCCTCACCGAGGGCGTGCCGATGCCGGATGGCTTGGACGCCAAGATAAATCAGGTATGCGACACCGATCGATTTGATGATGCCGAAAGCCAGCGCCGAAGCGTAGATGAGTGCACCGGCGCCCAGGGCCACGGCGAGGATCTGTACATAGGCGCCCATCGCATTGCCTGCCACTGTCAGCAACGCCTGGCGCCGTCCGACCGTCAGCGCCCGGCCAACAGTGAACAAGACGCTCGGGCCGGGTACCACGATCACCAAGAACGAGATCAGCCCGAACGCCAACAGATGACCCATCGACGGCATGCGGTGACGATACGCCGGTTGGTGAGGGCGCGCACTACGCTCGATGTCATGGCTGATCTCGTCGCCCGCGTCCGTGAGGTGCTGCCGTCGGTGCGTGCCGACCTGGAGGACCTGGTCCGCATCCAGTCGGTGTGGGCCGACCCGGCCCGGCACGCCGAGGTACACCGCAGCGCCGCGCTGACCGCAAAGCTGTTGTCCGAGGCGGGGTTCGGTGAGGTGCACATCGTCCAGGAGGGTGGGGCGCCGGCCGTCATCGCCCGCCACCCGGCGCCGGAGGGCGCGCCGACCGTCCTGCTGTATGCGCACCACGACGTGCAGCCCGAGGGCGACGCCGCGCAGTGGGCGTCGGAACCGTTCGAACCGACCGAGCGCGACGGCCGCCTCTACGGCCGCGGCAGCGCCGACGACAAGGCCGGCATCGCCGTGCACCTGGCCGCCATGCGGGCCCACGGCGGCAACCCGCCCGTCGGCGTGACGGTTTTCGTTGAGGGCGAAGAGGAATCGGGCTCGCCGTCTCTGGGTGCCCTGCTCGCTGCGCATCGCGACCTGCTGGCGGCCGACGTCATCGTCATCGCCGATTCGGACAACTGGAGCACCGAGACGCCCGCGTTGACGGTGTCATTGCGCGGCCTTGCCGACTGCGTCGTCGAGGTGGCGACACTGGACCACGGCCTGCACTCCGGGCTGTGGGGCGGCGTGGTGCCCGACGCGCTGAGCGCTCTGGTGCGGCTGCTGGCCACGTTGCATGACGACGACGGCAACGTTGCGGTCGAAGGGTTGTACGAGGGCACCGCCGCCGACGTCGACCGGGGGCCCGACTGGGTCGCCACCGAGACCGGCATGCTCGACGGCGTGCAGCAGATCGGTTCCGGCTCTGTGGTGCAACGACTTTGGGCCAAGCCGGCCATCACGGTCATCGGCATCGACACCACGTCGATCGCCAAGGCGTCGAACACGCTGATTCCGCGGGCGCGGGCGAAGGTCAGCATGCGGGTGGCCCCGGGTGGGGATGCGCTGGCGCATCTGGCCGCGCTGACGCGGCATCTGGAGAGTCACGCGCCCTGGGGCGCCAAGGTCACCGTGACCCCGGGTGACGTCGGCCAGCCGTATGCCATCGACGCCAGTGGTGCGGTGTACGACGCGGCGCGCTCGGCGTTCACGCAGGCGTGGGGGGTGGCCCCGGTGGACATGGGGATGGGCGGATCGATCCCGTTCATCGCCGAATTCGCCGAGACCTTCCCCGACGCAACGATTTTGGTCACCGGCGTCGAGGACCCCGGCACCCAGGCGCACAGCATCAACGAGAGCCTGCACCTGGGCGTGCTGGAGAAGGCCGCGATCTCCGAAGCGCTGTTGTTGGACGCGCTCGGGCGCTAGGACGTCCGCGTATTCGACACGAGTCTCTGTGGCATGTTCGATCTGGACCTGTCATCACCGGCTGACAATGTCCGGTTTTGTGACAATGTCACGATTTGCGACGGGTCTGGATCGAACACGTTGGGGTGAGCGGCTGCGCGCGCTCGGTCAGAACGACTCGGGGTCTCTTTGTACCGACTCGGGCACCGGGTGCTGGTAGAGCCGAGAGGCGTTCTCCCAGGTGATCTTTCGGATCACGTCGGCGGGCAGGTTGCCGATCTCCTCGTGGATGGTTGCCTGTGTGTGCGGCCAGGTCGAGTCGCAGTGCGGGTAGTCGGCTTCGAGCATGATGTTGTCGACGCCGATGCGGTCGCGCTGCACGAACGACGACTGGTCCTCGACGGCGCAGAACCAGAAGTTGCGGGTGAAAACCTCAGCCGGGGTGAGCTTTTCGCCGAGCCGTTCCCAAGTGCCGTACATCGAGTGGTAGCTCAGCATGTGGTCGAGCCGGTCCAGCAGCCCGGCGACCCAGCCGATGCCGCCCTCGGACAGGCAGATCTTGAGTTCCGGAAACCGGCTGGGCAGGCCGGAATACAGCCAGTCGACGGCCGCCGAGATGGCGTAGGCGAAGAACAGCACGCCCTGCACGTCCGGCGGCGCGTCCGGGGTGGTGGAGGGGGAGGAGCCCGATGATCCGATGTGCAGGTTCACGACCGTGCCGGTCTCGGCGCAGGCCGCCATCATCGGATCCCAGTAGCCCGAGTGGATGGTCGGCAGGCCCAGCATCGCCGGGTTCTCACTGAAAGTCATGGCATGGAAGCCACGTTCGGCGTTCTCGTAGATCATCTTGGCGCCCACTTCGGGGTCCAGCAGCCACGGGAGCTGACAGGGGATGATCCGGTCCGGATACGAGCCGGCCCACACATCGAAGTGCCAGTCGTTCCAGGCCCGCACCGAGGCCATCGCCAGGTCGCGGTCGGTGGTGACCTGCTGCAGGCGCTGGCCCGCGAATCCCGGCAGGAACGACGGGAAGTTCAGGGACGCGTACACCCCGTTCAGGTCCATGTCCCGCACGCGTTCGTGGATATCCCAAGCGCCCCGGCGCATCTCGTCGAACCGGACCGGCTCGAAGCCGTACTCGGACACCGGACGGCCGACCACGGCGTTGAACCCGACGTTGGGTAGCTCCTGGCCGTCGTACACCCAGGTCTGGCCGCCGCCCGCGGTGTCGACGACCCGCGGCGCCCGGTCGGCGAACCTGCTCGGCAGCCGCCCGGTGAAGGTGTCGGGTGGCTCGACGATGTGGTCGTCGACCGAGATCACGGTGTAGCGGCGCGCGGCACGTGGCGGGTCTGGCAGCAGCGTGACGGTGCGGTCCGCGCCGGTCTTGGCGACGGTGAAATCGAGATTGGCGGCCAGATCGTCGATGGATTTCATGTCGTACCAACGCCTTTACTGGAGAACGGACGGATCGGATTTGATGGTCATGCGGGCAGCGCCGGCCCAGTACACGTCGGCCGCGCGCTCGATCAGGGAGGACTTCATGCCGACCATGTCGGACCACTTCATCTCGCTCGGCTTCAGGCCCGTCAGCAGGACGTCGTAGGCCAGCTTGCAGACCCGCTCGATGGAAGCCGCCCGGTACACGGCCTCGGCCAGGTTGCGGCCCGTGGCGATGACGCCGTGGTTGGCCAGGATGGTCGTGTTCGCCGCGCCGATCCGGGCCGCCAATTCGGCTGCGCGGGAAGGGCTGTCGACCTCGCCGTCGTATTCGTCGACGAGGCAGAGGTCGTCCAGGAACAGTGAGCCGGTCTGATGCACCAACTCCGGCAGCCGGCCCAGCGCCGCCAGCACGCACACGTAGTAGGGGTGGTTGTGGATCACCACGCGCGCATCGGGGCGGGCGCGATGCAGCTCGGTGTGGATGTGGATGGCCGGCGTGACGTCCCAGCGGCCCCGCTGCACGCGGGCTTCCTCGTCGACGACGCAGATGTCGGAGGCGGCGACCTCCTGCCACCACAGGCCCCACGGGTTGACGTACATGTCGGTCCGGCCATCGGGCTGCCAGGTGATGTGCCCGGCCAGATTCTCGGCGAAGCCGATGGTCGCGAGGTGCCGGAACGCGATGGCCATGGCCTGTTCGTCGGTGAGGTCGACACCGACCGGCGGCGTCACCGACGGCGCCCAGACTTCGAGCCCGCCGCGGCGGGGCTTTTCAGCTGCGGTCATGACCGTCTCCCATCCGGGCGCGGATATCCTCGCGCAGTTGGCCTTTGGCGACCTTGCCGCCCGAGGATCGGGGGAGCTCGTCGACCACGATCAGCAGCTCGGGCAGCAGTTCTTTCGAAACATCCTGGGCGAGCAGGTTCGTGCACAGTTCGTCGAGTTCCAGCGTGGCCGCGCCGATCAGTTCGACGTAGACACAGACCTTTTCGCCGAACACCGGATCAGGCATCGCCACCGCGGCGGCCAGACCGACCGCTGGGTGCGTCATGACGACGTCCTCGACCTGGGCCGCGCTGATGTTCTTGCCGCCGCGCACGATGAAGTCGGACCTCCGGCCCGTCACGCGCAGGTAGCCGTCGGCGTCGATTTCGCAGATGTCGCCCATCCGCATCCAGCCGTCGGCGGTGAACAGTTTGTCGTGGTCGGTGCCACCCAGATAGCCGAGGCTGGTCGCCGGCCCGCGGCAGGCGGGCTGGCCCCGGCCGGTGTCGGTGACGTCGGTGTCTCCGTCGAAGAGGCGGACGGCCATGTCCGCGACGATCCGGCCGCCGGTACGCAGCCGGTGCTCGAGCGAGTCGTGCACCGTGGTGCCGCTGAGCAGACCCGTCTCGTTGGAGCCGTAGAACTGCAGAATCGTTGCGCCGGTCAGCTTTTCGAACTCGTGCGCGGGGCGGTAGGGCAGGGCCTCGCCACCGGTGAACACCACCCGCAGCGAGCTCAGGTCGTACTCACGGGCCACCGGGTCGGCCATGATCATGGTCAATTGAGTACTGACACAACATAACACGGTGACCCTGTGCCGTTCGATGGCCGCGCACGCCGCCGCGACACTGAACCGGTCCAGCAGGACGTTGTTGGTGCCCAACAGGATCGGGGTGATGTGCGTGGTCCACAACCCGAAGCCGAACGGGGTCGGGATGACCGGAAGGAACACATCGTCGGATGTCAGCAGGCCGTTGGCGACCGCTTGCTGATGGAAGTAATACCAACGGTTCTGGGTGTGCACAACGCATTTCGGTAGCCCGGTGGTGCCCGACGTCGAGTTGATGAGGAAGACGTCGTCGGCGCCCAGCTGGGCCTCGGGGCTCACGTCGGTCGAGTCGGTACCCACGGACAGTTCGTCCAGGGTCAGCAGCGGGCAGTCGATGGCGCCGGCCACGGTGTGAGCCTGAGCCTGCCGCGGGGGATCGGTGACCAGCAGTCGGGGTTCGGCGCTCTGCAGGATGGCCGTCACCTCGCGGATTCCGGCGCGTGCTCCGACACCGACGACCACCGCGCCGCATCGCTCGATGGCGACGAACAGCACGTGGATCGCCGTGGTGTCGCCATGCCACACCGCGATCCGGTCCCCGGGGTGCACGCCCGCACCGGCCAACTGCCCGGCCAAAGCAGTTGCCGCGCAATCGAATTCACGCCAGCTCAGCGACCGGTTCGGGTAATCCGCATATGCGACCCGGTCCGGGGTGCGCGCGGCGTTGGCGCGCACGGCATCCGAGATCGTGGACTCGGTCCACCAGCCATTGGCGTGGAAGCGTGCGACGTCCTCGGCGGTGAATGCCGGCGAACTCGTGACCGCCATGTCCATCGTGGTCGCCTCCGCAGGCCGCATCTTCAAATCATATGAAAATAAGCGTCCAGTTTGTCAAGGATTCACGAAGATCGCGTGCGGGTGCGCACCATCGCCGGGTCGACCACACCGGCCGAACCCGGGTAGTGCTGGGCATCGAGCAGATGCGTCGCGGCCAATTCCCGCGCGCGTTCGGCGTCGCCGGCTTCGATGGCGTCGATCAGCGTGCGGTGATCCTCCAGCGCGGCCCGGCGCTCGTCGACCGGAATGCCGGCGTGGTCGGTGAACTGCCGTGACCAGTTCAGCTCGTGCGACGACCACAGCTTCTCCAGGGCCCCGGCGAGGATGATCATGGTCTCGTTGCCGCAGTGCTGCACCAATGCCTCGTGGAAGCGCCGGCTCGCGGATGTCACCGCAACCAGATCCTCGACCGACCCGACCGACTCGGCGTGGATGTGCCGAAGGACCGGCACCACCGCGGTCTTGCGGTCCGCGCGCTGCGCACACAACGCCGCACACGCCGGCTCCACCTGCTGCAGCGCGGCGCCGACGTCGCCGAGGCTCACCTGGTTCGCGCCGAGAACCAGACCCATGGTGTAGGCCACGTTGCTCGCGCTGGGCCGGTGCACCACCGAGCCGCCGAGCTTGCCGCGGCGCACGCTGAGCAGGCCCTCGGCGTCCAGGATTCGGATGGCCTCGCGCAGCGAGGGCTTGCTGATCGGAAACTCGGTCAGCAGTTCATCCTCGGTAGGCAGCACGCTGCCGTCGGGGAGGTCACCGCTGAGGATGCGCCGGCGCAACTCGTCGGCCACCTGCTCGGCGAGGCGGCGGAAACGGACGTCGGGCGCGGCCACGGGTCGAGTGTGCCAGAGCGGGGCGCCGGGGTGGTCGAAGCCGGCGCCCGGTCTATCCGGTGTGGCCGGGGTACGAAACGTCGTACCCCGGCGCCGGGGTTCTACTCGTCGTCGTCCTCATCGTCTTCGTCGTCGTCTTCGTCGAATTCCAGATCGAGCGGATCCTCACTGTGGGGGTCCACGGAGTACTGCTGCCAGTAGGACGGGCTGAAATAGATGGTGTCCGAGTGGTCGGCGTCTTCGCCGATCTGGACCCAGAGAATCTGGTCCTTCTCGCCATAGCTCAGCGCCTGGGGGTAGCGAATGCTGCTGTCGACAGTGCGGATGTGGATGTTGTGCGTCACGCCAAAAGTCTTGCACCTGAACGCATCTGCGGCTGTTCGCGCAACGCCGGTGGAGACAACGATTGGCCGAACGGCCACGCAGCTGTCACACGTGGTTGGGTGGGCCGCCACCCGGTTCCCGGCGCGACCTGCTCAGCCGGGAACCGTGTGGCGCAGATGGTCAGACCGACAGGTCCCGCCGCAGCTTGGCCACGTGGCCCGTGGCCTTGACGTTGTACTGCGCGACCTCGATGTTGCCCTTCTCGTCCACGAGGAACGTCGAGCGGATGACGCCCTGCACGGTCTTGCCGTACATCGTCTTCTCACCGAAGGCGCCGTAGGCGGTGA encodes the following:
- a CDS encoding holo-ACP synthase, which produces MSILGVGIDLVSIPDFAEQVDQPGTVFAETFTPGERRDAADKSSSAARHLAARWAAKEAVIKAWSGSRFSKRPVLPEGIHRDIEVVTDMWGRPKVRLSGEIAEHLKGVAIHVSLTHEGDTAAAVAVLEQD
- a CDS encoding LysE family translocator, translated to MPSMGHLLAFGLISFLVIVVPGPSVLFTVGRALTVGRRQALLTVAGNAMGAYVQILAVALGAGALIYASALAFGIIKSIGVAYLIYLGVQAIRHRHALGEALTGGASSIRPLRVLADGFVVGMTNPKTIVFFVAALPQVVDPAVGHVSTQMLILGVVFLAIAVTSDSIWALAAGLARDWFAQSPRRIAAIGGAGGLAMVGLGVSLAVTGRKD
- a CDS encoding dipeptidase, whose translation is MADLVARVREVLPSVRADLEDLVRIQSVWADPARHAEVHRSAALTAKLLSEAGFGEVHIVQEGGAPAVIARHPAPEGAPTVLLYAHHDVQPEGDAAQWASEPFEPTERDGRLYGRGSADDKAGIAVHLAAMRAHGGNPPVGVTVFVEGEEESGSPSLGALLAAHRDLLAADVIVIADSDNWSTETPALTVSLRGLADCVVEVATLDHGLHSGLWGGVVPDALSALVRLLATLHDDDGNVAVEGLYEGTAADVDRGPDWVATETGMLDGVQQIGSGSVVQRLWAKPAITVIGIDTTSIAKASNTLIPRARAKVSMRVAPGGDALAHLAALTRHLESHAPWGAKVTVTPGDVGQPYAIDASGAVYDAARSAFTQAWGVAPVDMGMGGSIPFIAEFAETFPDATILVTGVEDPGTQAHSINESLHLGVLEKAAISEALLLDALGR
- a CDS encoding amidohydrolase family protein, producing MKSIDDLAANLDFTVAKTGADRTVTLLPDPPRAARRYTVISVDDHIVEPPDTFTGRLPSRFADRAPRVVDTAGGGQTWVYDGQELPNVGFNAVVGRPVSEYGFEPVRFDEMRRGAWDIHERVRDMDLNGVYASLNFPSFLPGFAGQRLQQVTTDRDLAMASVRAWNDWHFDVWAGSYPDRIIPCQLPWLLDPEVGAKMIYENAERGFHAMTFSENPAMLGLPTIHSGYWDPMMAACAETGTVVNLHIGSSGSSPSTTPDAPPDVQGVLFFAYAISAAVDWLYSGLPSRFPELKICLSEGGIGWVAGLLDRLDHMLSYHSMYGTWERLGEKLTPAEVFTRNFWFCAVEDQSSFVQRDRIGVDNIMLEADYPHCDSTWPHTQATIHEEIGNLPADVIRKITWENASRLYQHPVPESVQRDPESF
- a CDS encoding class II aldolase/adducin family protein, producing the protein MTAAEKPRRGGLEVWAPSVTPPVGVDLTDEQAMAIAFRHLATIGFAENLAGHITWQPDGRTDMYVNPWGLWWQEVAASDICVVDEEARVQRGRWDVTPAIHIHTELHRARPDARVVIHNHPYYVCVLAALGRLPELVHQTGSLFLDDLCLVDEYDGEVDSPSRAAELAARIGAANTTILANHGVIATGRNLAEAVYRAASIERVCKLAYDVLLTGLKPSEMKWSDMVGMKSSLIERAADVYWAGAARMTIKSDPSVLQ
- a CDS encoding class I adenylate-forming enzyme family protein, with product MRPAEATTMDMAVTSSPAFTAEDVARFHANGWWTESTISDAVRANAARTPDRVAYADYPNRSLSWREFDCAATALAGQLAGAGVHPGDRIAVWHGDTTAIHVLFVAIERCGAVVVGVGARAGIREVTAILQSAEPRLLVTDPPRQAQAHTVAGAIDCPLLTLDELSVGTDSTDVSPEAQLGADDVFLINSTSGTTGLPKCVVHTQNRWYYFHQQAVANGLLTSDDVFLPVIPTPFGFGLWTTHITPILLGTNNVLLDRFSVAAACAAIERHRVTVLCCVSTQLTMIMADPVAREYDLSSLRVVFTGGEALPYRPAHEFEKLTGATILQFYGSNETGLLSGTTVHDSLEHRLRTGGRIVADMAVRLFDGDTDVTDTGRGQPACRGPATSLGYLGGTDHDKLFTADGWMRMGDICEIDADGYLRVTGRRSDFIVRGGKNISAAQVEDVVMTHPAVGLAAAVAMPDPVFGEKVCVYVELIGAATLELDELCTNLLAQDVSKELLPELLIVVDELPRSSGGKVAKGQLREDIRARMGDGHDRS
- a CDS encoding FadR/GntR family transcriptional regulator; the encoded protein is MAAPDVRFRRLAEQVADELRRRILSGDLPDGSVLPTEDELLTEFPISKPSLREAIRILDAEGLLSVRRGKLGGSVVHRPSASNVAYTMGLVLGANQVSLGDVGAALQQVEPACAALCAQRADRKTAVVPVLRHIHAESVGSVEDLVAVTSASRRFHEALVQHCGNETMIILAGALEKLWSSHELNWSRQFTDHAGIPVDERRAALEDHRTLIDAIEAGDAERARELAATHLLDAQHYPGSAGVVDPAMVRTRTRSS